From a single Brassica napus cultivar Da-Ae chromosome C9, Da-Ae, whole genome shotgun sequence genomic region:
- the LOC106445420 gene encoding flavin-containing monooxygenase FMO GS-OX-like 4 has product MVDSSIIQMAPSIKCRHVAVIGAGAAGLVAARELRREGHSVVVFERQNQVGGTWIYTDHVEQDPLSVDPTRPIVHSSVYHSLRTNLPRECMGFIDFPFVIRPGKSRDPRRFPSHGEVVAYLQDFAEEFAVEEMIRFETTVERVSPAEESDGEGGITKWRIEFTEKEEKVRRQELYDAVVVCNGHYIEPRLADIPGISSWPGKEMHSHNYRIPEPFKEQVVVLIGSSASAVDISRDIAGVAKEVHVASWSNAADTFIKQNGHTNLWVHSMIERVHEDGSVVFQNGKTILAHVIMHCTGYKYHFPFLETNGSVTVNDNCVGPLYKHIFSPAFAPSLSFVGITWKVLPFHLFELQSKWIAGVLSGRITLPSKEDMMVEIKTEYATLEAQGIPKRYTHCLGISQFEYFDGLASQCGCSGTEKWRKEMCLTSFMRVMKHPETYRDEWEDHHLVSQAYQDFSLYSSL; this is encoded by the exons ATGGTTGACTCAAGCATTATCCAAATGGCACCATCAATCAAATGTCGCCACGTGGCCGTAATCGGAGCTGGAGCCGCCGGTCTAGTAGCGGCGAGAGAGCTTCGACGGGAAGGCCACTCTGTGGTCGTATTCGAGAGGCAGAATCAAGTGGGGGGAACTTGGATCTACACCGATCATGTCGAACAAGATCCGTTGAGCGTTGACCCGACCCGACCCATAGTCCACTCAAGCGTCTACCACTCCCTCCGAACCAACCTTCCTCGAGAGTGCATGGGATTCATAGACTTCCCGTTCGTGATCCGACCCGGAAAATCAAGAGATCCGAGGAGGTTTCCAAGTCACGGTGAAGTTGTCGCGTACCTGCAAGATTTCGCTGAGGAGTTTGCGGTCGAGGAGATGATACGGTTCGAGACGACGGTTGAGCGGGTTTCTCCGGCGGAGGAAAGCGACGGCGAAGGAGGGATAACGAAATGGAGGATTGAGTTTACGGAGAAAGAGGAGAAAGTTCGTCGTCAGGAGCTTTACGACGCTGTTGTTGTTTGTAATGGACATTACATTGAGCCTCGTCTCGCTGACATTCCTG GGATAAGTTCTTGGCCAGGGAAGGAGATGCATAGCCATAATTATCGTATTCCCGAACCGTTTAAAGAACAG GTTGTTGTGCTTATTGGAAGCTCTGCAAGTGCTGTTGATATAAGTAGGGACATTGCTGGAGTTGCCAAAGAGGTTCATGTGGCTTCTTGGTCAAATGCAGCCGATACTTTCATCAAACAGAATGGTCATACTAACCTGTGGGTGCATTCCATG ATAGAACGTGTCCATGAGGATGGTTCAGTGGTTTTTCAGAACGGGAAAACGATCTTGGCCCATGTTATTATGCATTGCACTGGCTATAAGTATCATTTCCCGTTTCTTGAAACCAATGGAAGTGTTACAGTAAATGATAACTGTGTGGGACCATTGTACAAGCACATTTTCTCTCCAGCATTCGCACCGTCACTCTCCTTCGTCGGTATAACATGGAAG gTTTTACCGTTCCATTTGTTTGAGCTACAAAGCAAGTGGATTGCGGGTGTTTTATCGGGTCGGATCACTCTTCCTTCGAAAGAAGATATGATGGTGGAAATCAAAACCGAATATGCCACACTTGAAGCACAAGGGATTCCTAAGCGATATACTCACTGTTTAGGCATTTCACAA TTTGAGTACTTTGATGGGTTGGCTTCGCAATGTGGGTGCTCAGGAACAGAGAAATGGAGGAAAGAGATGTGTTTGACGAGTTTCATGCGGGTGATGAAGCATCCGGAGACGTATAGAGATGAATGGGAAGATCATCATTTGGTTTCTCAAGCCTATCAAGATTTCTCTTTGTATAGTAGTCTTTAA
- the LOC106445418 gene encoding putative disease resistance protein At1g63350, with translation MGNCFSVSIPCDQCMSNIFNTVDVNEGYIRNLPENLASLQTTIEELKARRDDFLRRITREENRGLQRLAEIQVWLDRVEAIENRVNDVLSARNAELQSLCVCGICSKTLRQSYRYGKSVVLILREVETLKRSGHFEVIAEQPQVPMVEEKPMQPMIIGRERTFENAWNHLMKDEVGIMGLHGMGGVGKTTLLKQLNNKFSDERYGFEFVIWVVVSKELEIDKIIDEIAQKVRLGGEEWKQKEKRQKADVLYNFLRKRRFVLFLDDLWEKVDLAEIGIPIPTTQNRCKVAFTTRSQEVCARMGVENPMEIKCLEENDAFGFFQKKVGQTTLGSDPEIPKLARVVARKCRGLPLALDVVGETMSCKRTKQEWLHAIDVLTSYATEFSGMEDKILPLLKYSYDNLKANHVKSCFLYCALFPEDYKIPKEKLIGYWISEGIIDGSKGIERAENMGYEIIGSLVRASLLMEDVDWHAMDVVYMHDVVHEMALWVASYQQKDAFVVHPLFYGMPKIKNWSAVRRMLLMGNKAQSFFGSPECPQLTTLLLQQGKLAKFPSGFFKLMPSLLVLDLSDNGKLSEAPDGISKVGSLKYLNLSYTPISDLPKDLQEFEKLIHLDISETRQLLSISGISSLYNLKVLNLYRSGFSWDLDTVEELEALEHLEVLTASVSVRPRVEQFLSSQKLTSCTRSLDIWNTNQEPYEIALPVTMEKLRVFCIESCTISEIKMGRICTKSKTVSPLHNPTTPCFSSLSKVYILACNCLRELTLLMFAPSLKRLVVRYANNLEDVINKEKACEGEKSGIVPFPNLNRLVLDSLPKLKNIHWSPLPFPCLKRIDVFRCPNLRKLPLDSRSGMHGENTFTLRYTEKEWIDGVEWEDEATKTRFLLSTLQIDYSHKFSLRYRVRS, from the exons ATGGGAAACTGTTTCTCTGTCTCCATTCCATGTGATCAATGCATGAGCAACATCTTTAATACGGTAGACGTCAACGAGGGTTATATTCGTAATCTCCCCGAGAATCTTGCGTCTCTGCAGACAACAATAGAAGAGCTCAAGGCAAGACGAGATGACTTCTTAAGAAGGATCACAAGAGAGGAGAACAGAGGTCTGCAGAGGCTAGCCGAAATTCAGGTATGGCTTGATAGAGTTGAGGCTATCGAAAACAGAGTCAACGATGTTCTCAGTGCTAGGAATGCTGAGCTTCAAAGCTTGTGTGTTTGTGGGATTTGCTCTAAGACATTAAGACAAAGCTATCGTTATGGAAAAAGTGTTGTCTTGATTTTGAGGGAGGTTGAGACTCTCAAACGTAGTGGCCATTTCGAAGTGATTGCCGAGCAACCTCAAGTACCTATGGTGGAGGAAAAACCTATGCAACCAATGATTATTGGTCGAGAAAGAACATTTGAAAATGCATGGAATCATCTTATGAAAGATGAAGTTGGTATTATGGGTCTCCATGGTATGGGTGGAGTAGGAAAAACAACTCTTCTCAAacagctcaacaacaagtttaGTGATGAAAGGTATGgctttgagtttgtgatttggGTTGTTGTGTCTAAAGAGTTAGAGATAGACAAGATTATAGATGAAATCGCTCAGAAAGTTCGTCTTGGTGGAGAGGAGTggaaacaaaaagagaagagaCAGAAGGCTGATGTTTTATACAATTTCTTAAGGAAAAGAAGATTTGTCTTGTTTCTGGATGATCTATGGGAGAAGGTGGATTTAGCTGAGATTGGAATCCCGATTCCAACTACTCAAAATCGATGCAAAGTAGCATTCACCACTCGTTCCCAGGAAGTTTGTGCGCGCATGGGGGTTGAAAACCCAATGGAAATCAAATGCTTGGAGGAAAATGACGCATTTGGTTTCTTCCAAAAGAAGGTTGGACAAACAACACTAGGAAGCGATCCGGAGATCCCAAAACTTGCACGAGTAGTTGCTAGAAAATGTCGTGGCTTACCATTGGCGCTTGATGTCGTAGGCGAGACAATGTCATGCAAAAGGACGAAGCAGGAATGGCTTCATGCGATAGATGTTTTGACTTCATACGCTACAGAGTTTTCTGGCATGGAAGATAAGATCCTTCCGCTTTTAAAGTATAGCTACGATAATCTCAAGGCTAACCATGTCAAGTCGTGTTTTCTATACTGCGCTTTATTTCCAGAAGATTATAAGATACCTAAAGAAAAATTGATAGGCTACTGGATATCCGAAGGGATAATCGATGGAAGTAAAGGTATAGAAAGAGCGGAGAACATGGGTTATGAGATCATCGGTAGTCTTGTTCGTGCATCATTGTTGATGGAGGATGTTGATTGGCACGCAATGGATGTTGTATATATGCATGATGTCGTTCATGAAATGGCCTTGTGGGTCGCATCTTACCAACAAAAAGATGCTTTCGTTGTGCATCCATTGTTCTATGGAATGCCAAAGATTAAGAACTGGAGCGCTGTGAGAAGGATGTTATTGATGGGTAATAAAGCTCAGAGTTTCTTTGGCAGTCCTGAATGTCCACAACTCACAACTTTGCTCCTGCAACAAGGGAAGTTAGCAAAGTTCCCGAGTGGGTTCTTCAAGTTGATGCCAAGCCTACTTGTATTGGATCTTTCAGATAATGGAAAGCTCTCTGAAGCACCGGATGGAATATCGAAGGTAGGTTCATTGAAATATCTCAACTTGTCCTATACTCCTATAAGTGATTTGCCTAAGGATCTACAAGAGTTTGAAAAGCTTATTCACTTGGATATATCGGAAACACGACAACTTTTGAGTATCTCTGGGATATCAAGTCTATATAATTTGAAAGTGTTGAACTTATATCGTTCCGGGTTTTCATGGGATCTCGATACAGTGGAGGAGTTGGAGGCCTTGGAACATTTAGAGGTTCTAACGGCATCAGTCAGTGTTCGTCCGCGCGTGGAGCAATTTCTGAGCTCTCAAAAACTGACTAGTTGTACAAGATCGCTAGACATCTGGAATACCAATCAAGAACCATACGAAATAGCACTTCCGGTAACTATGGAGAAGCTTCGTGTTTTCTGCATTGAAAGCTGCACTATATCTGAGATAAAAATGGGAAGGATATGCACGAAAAGCAAGACGGTTTCTCCTCTGCACAACCCGACTACTCCATGCTTCTCCAGTCTATCCAAAGTGTATATATTGGCTTGTAACTGCTTGAGGGAATTGACGTTGCTGATGTTCGCTCCATCTCTTAAACGTCTTGTTGTTAGATATGCAAACAACCTTGAAGATGTAATAAACAAAGAGAAAGCTTGTGAAGGTGAAAAGTCAGGGATAGTTCCTTTTCCAAACCTGAATCGTCTTGTGTTGGATAGTCTGCCGAAGCTGAAGAATATCCACTGGAGTCCTCTGCCCTTTCCATGCCTAAAGAGAATCGATGTATTCCGATGTCCAAATCTGAGAAAGCTTCCACTCGATTCAAGAAGTGGCATGCACGGTGAAAATACATTCACATTAAGATACACTGAGAAGGAATGGATTGATGGTGTGGAATGGGAGGACGAAGCTACCAAAACCCGCTTCTTACTTTCAACACTACAG ATTGATTACAGCCACAAGTTCTCTCTCAGGTATCGAGTTCGAAGTTGA
- the LOC106445421 gene encoding 3-oxoacyl-[acyl-carrier-protein] synthase III, chloroplastic: MANASSGFFTPPSVSSSKRGRTTHLPVRLSGSAFCVSKRILCCSSLHNHPSPSPPPQYRPPRIVPSGCKLIGSGSAVPSLLISNDDLAKIVDTNDEWIATRTGIRNRRVVSGKDSLVGLAVEAATKALEMAEVLPQDVDLVLMCTSTPDDLFGAAPQIQKALGCTKNPLAYDITAACSGFVLGLVSAACHIRGGGFKNVLVIGADSLSRFVDWTDRGSCILFGDAAAAVVVQACDIEDDGLFSFDVHSDGDGRRHLNASIKDSQTNGALSSNGSVLGDFPPKQASYSCIQMNGKEVFRFAVKSVPQSIESALQKAGLPASSIDWLLLHQANQRIIDSVATRLQFPPERVISNLANYGNTSAASIPLALDEAVRSGKVKPGHTIAASGFGAGLTWGSAIIRWR; encoded by the exons ATGGCGAATGCATCATCAGGGTTCTTCACTCCTCCTTCAGTTTCTTCTTCCAAGCGAGGCAGAACCACCCACCTCCCCGTTAGACTTTCTGGATCTGCGTTTTGCGTCTCTAAAAGGATTCTCTGCTGCTCAAGCCTCCATAACcatccttctccttctcctcctcctcagtATCGTCCACCCAG GATAGTGCCAAGTGGCTGCAAACTGATCGGATCCGGCTCAGCAGTCCCTAGTCTTCTCATTTCTAATGATGATCTCGCCAAGATAGTCGATACTAATGATGAATGGATTGCTACTCGTACTGGTATTCGCAACCGTCGAGTTGTGTCAGGCAAAGATAGCTTGGTTGGTTTAGCAGTAGAAGCAGCTACCAAAGCCCTTGAAATGGCAGAGGTTCTTCCTCAAGATGTTGACTTAGTCTTGATGTGTACTTCCACTCCTGATGATCTCTTCGGTGCTGCTCCACAG ATTCAGAAGGCACTTGGTTGCACTAAGAACCCCTTGGCGTATGATATCACAGCTGCTTGTAGTGGATTTGTTTTGGGTCTTGTCTCAGCTGCTTGTCATATAAGAG GAGGTGGTTTTAAGAATGTTTTAGTGATTGGAGCTGATTCTTTATCTCGGTTTGTTGATTGGACCGATAGAGGATCTTGCATCCTCTTTGGGGACGCCGCTGCTGCTGTGGTTGTTCAG GCTTGTGATATTGAGGATGATGGGTTATTTAGTTTCGATGTACACAGCGATGGAGATGGTCGTAG ACATTTGAATGCTTCTATTAAAGACTCCCAAACCAATGGTGCTTTGAGCTCCAACGGATCTGTGTTGGGAGACTTTCCACCGAAACAAGCTTCATATTCTTGCATTCAGATGAATGGAAAAGAAGTATTCCGATTTGCTGTCAAAAGCGTTCCCCAATCTATTGAGTCTGCTTTACAAAAAGCTGGTCTTCCTGCTTCTTCCATTGATTGGCTCCTCCTTCACCAG GCAAACCAGAGAATAATAGACTCTGTGGCTACAAGGCTTCAGTTTCCACCGGAACGAGTCATATCAAACTTGGCTAATTACGGCAACACAAGCGCTGCTTCGATTCCTCTAGCTCTTGATGAGGCGGTGAGAAGCGGAAAAGTTAAACCGGGACATACCATAGCTGCTTCCGGTTTTGGAGCCGGTTTAACTTGGGGTTCAGCAATTATCAGGTGGAGATGA